The nucleotide sequence TGTCAATAGCCCGGTGAATTGTTCAGTCCCAACTCGCCGGCGACGGTCTGCATGGCGTCGATCACGAATTGGATGTGCTCGTCGAGTGGCACGCCGAGGTCTTCGGCGCCGCGGACGATGTCGTCGCGACTGACGGCGGCGGCAAAACTCTTCTGCTTCAGTTTTTTCTTCACGCTCGAGGCCTGCATGCCGGCCAGCTTTTCGGGCCGCAACCGCGCCACCGCGGTGACGAAGCCCGCCAACTCGTCGCAGGCGTAGAGCGTCTTGTCGAGCCGCGACACTCGCGGGCAATCGGTCAAATAATCGGCGTGCGACTTGATGGCGTAAATCACGTCGGCCGGATAGCCCCGTTCCGCCAGAATCGCGGCCCCTTTCAGCGGATGATCGGGCGGATTGGGCCAGCGCTCGTAGTCGAAATCGTGCAACAGGCCGACCAGGCCCCATTTTTCCTCGTCTTCGCCGAAGCGCCGCGCGTAGGCCCGCACCGCCGCTTCCACCGCCAGCATGTGCTTTCGCAGGCTGTCGCTCGCCGTATATTCACAAACCAACGCCCAGGCAGCTTCACGATTCATGTGGTCACCTCCGCTAGAAATGTATCGTTTGTGGCGGCGCTTGGCGAGCGGCAGGATGGCGGGCCGGGTGGAGGAGATTACAATGTGCGGAGGGTTCGGGGTTCGGGGTTCAGGGTTCAGGGTTCAGGGTTCAGGGTTCAGGGTTCAGGGTTCAGGGTTCAGGGTTCAGGGTTCAGGAAATTGCAAATTGCAAATTGCCCAACGCCTATCGCCTAACGTCCGACTTCGCGCAAACACACAATGCATCCCATCCATCGCCGCCGGCTACTGCTCGCTCTGACCTGCCTTTTTCTCTTCTCCGGCAGGGCTTGGGCCGATGAGCCGCCTTCGGGCCTGCATCGCTACCTGTATGTGGTCTGCCCCGGCATCCGCGACGACCCGCAGTTCGGCGGGGCGGGCATTCTCGTTTTCGATATCGACCACGGCCACAAGTTCGTCAAGCGGACCGAAACGCCCGCCAGCCGCGAACCCAAGCCCGACAACATCAAGGGCGTTTGCGCCAGCGCGGCCACCGGCAAGCTCTACTTCACCACGCGCTCGAAGCTCTACTGCCTCGATCTGACCAGTGAAGCGACGCTCTGGGAAACCGCGCCGCCCAATGGCACCGACCGCATGTCGATCACACCCGACGGAAAAACGCTTTACGTGCCGTCGTTCGAGAAAGACACCTGGAACGTGATCGATGCCGCCGCCGGCAAGCCGATCGCAGCGGTGGAAACCCGCAGCGGTGCCCACAACACGGTGGTCAGCCGCGACGGCCAGCGGATGTATCTTGGCGGCCTGAAGTCGCC is from Pirellulales bacterium and encodes:
- a CDS encoding HD domain-containing protein, with translation MNREAAWALVCEYTASDSLRKHMLAVEAAVRAYARRFGEDEEKWGLVGLLHDFDYERWPNPPDHPLKGAAILAERGYPADVIYAIKSHADYLTDCPRVSRLDKTLYACDELAGFVTAVARLRPEKLAGMQASSVKKKLKQKSFAAAVSRDDIVRGAEDLGVPLDEHIQFVIDAMQTVAGELGLNNSPGY